A section of the Paramisgurnus dabryanus chromosome 4, PD_genome_1.1, whole genome shotgun sequence genome encodes:
- the mab21l2 gene encoding protein mab-21-like 2, translating into MIATQAKLVYQLNKYYNERCQARKAAIAKTIREVCKVVSDVLKEVEVQEPRFISSLSEIDARYEGMEVIAPNEFEVVLYLNQMGVFNFVDDGSLPGCAVLKLSDGRKRSMSLWVEFITASGYLSARKIRSRFQTLVAQAVDKCSYRDVVKMVADTSEVKLRIRERYVVQITPAFKCTGIWPRSAAQWPMPHIPWPGPNRVAEVKAEGFNLLSKECYSLTGKQSSAESDAWVLQFAEAENRLLMSGCRKKCLSVLKTLRDRHLELPGQPLNNYHMKTLLLYECEKHPRETDWDESCLGDRLNGILLQLISCLQCRRCPHYFLPNLDLFQGKPHSALETAAKQTWRLAREILTNAKSLDKL; encoded by the coding sequence ATGATCGCAACGCAGGCGAAGCTGGTTTACCAGCTTAATAAATATTACAACGAGAGATGCCAAGCGCGCAAAGCGGCCATCGCCAAGACCATTCGAGAGGTGTGTAAGGTGGTGTCGGATGTGCTAAAGGAGGTGGAGGTCCAGGAGCCCCGTTTCATCAGCTCGTTGAGCGAGATAGACGCGCGCTATGAGGGCATGGAGGTCATCGCACCCAACGAGTTTGAGGTCGTGCTTTACCTGAACCAAATGGGAGTCTTTAACTTCGTGGATGACGGCTCGCTGCCGGGTTGCGCCGTGCTCAAACTCAGCGACGGCCGAAAGAGGAGCATGTCCCTGTGGGTGGAGTTCATCACCGCCTCCGGTTATCTATCTGCCAGAAAGATCCGCTCCCGCTTCCAGACCCTGGTGGCTCAGGCCGTGGATAAATGCAGCTATCGGGACGTGGTGAAAATGGTGGCGGACACGAGCGAAGTGAAACTGCGCATTCGGGAGAGGTACGTGGTGCAAATCACTCCGGCCTTCAAGTGCACGGGCATCTGGCCTAGAAGTGCTGCCCAGTGGCCCATGCCCCACATCCCGTGGCCCGGGCCCAACCGGGTGGCGGAGGTAAAGGCGGAGGGTTTTAACCTTCTCTCAAAAGAGTGCTACTCGTTAACGGGTAAACAGAGCTCGGCAGAGAGCGACGCCTGGGTCTTGCAGTTTGCCGAGGCCGAGAACAGGCTTCTGATGTCGGGGTGCAGGAAGAAATGTCTCTCTGTTCTAAAGACTCTCCGTGACCGACACCTAGAGCTACCCGGGCAGCCGCTTAATAACTACCACATGAAGACCCTGCTGCTGTATGAGTGTGAGAAACATCCGAGGGAGACTGACTGGGACGAGTCGTGCCTCGGCGACCGGCTGAATGGTATTCTTCTCCAGCTCATCTCGTGTCTGCAGTGCCGCCGGTGCCCGCATTACTTCTTACCCAATCTAGATCTGTTTCAGGGTAAACCACACTCGGCCCTGGAGACAGCGGCCAAACAAACCTGGAGACTGGCTAGAGAAATCCTTACTAACGCTAAAAGTTTGGATAAACTGTAA